The genomic stretch AGAAGCAGCGCGATCACGGCCGCGATGTAGCCGCCCTTCTTGAAGTCGATCTGGCGCGGGAAGACGTTGGAGAAATCGAAGGCCGGCGAGACGAAGTTGGCGACGACGTTGATGCCCAGCGTTGCGACCGCGAACGTCAAGGCAGCGAGCGCCGCCAAGAACCAGCTGTCGAACTTGGCCGAGATCTGGTCGGGGTGCAGCAGCACCTCATGATAGACGTCGTAGGCGGCAATGGTGGTGACGCCGGCGACCATCGAAAACAGGATCAGGTTGACCGGCAGACCCCAGATGTTGCCTTTGCGCAGCGACGCCTGGTCGGGCGCATAGCGGGCGAAATCACAGAAGTTGAGATAGAGCGCCGAGAAATAGGTCACCCAGATCGCGGCCACCGCAAACAGCGCGGTCCACGAGCCCGGCGTGCCCGGCACGCCGGCATCCTTGGTCTTGTCCAGGAGCACGTCCATCGGAATGTCGCTGGTAAAGGCGAAGGTCCCGGATTTGACGCAGAGATAGATAGCCAGGAGCAGCATCATCACCCAGACCGCCGGCCCCGCCCAGTCCTGGAAGCGGCGCACCGTTTCCATGCCCTTCTGGATGATCAGCAGCTGCAGCGCCCAGATGACGACGAAGCAGATCACTTCCAGGCCGGAATGGCCGAGGAAATGCGTGTTGGCGTTGAAATCGGCGAACCATTGCGAGCGGATCAGCAGCGCGACGATGGCGCCGGAGGCGGCGGCCGTCTGTGCACCATACCAGAAGCAGGCGACGATGGCGCGCACCAGTGCCGGTATGTTGGCGCCCCAGATGCCGAAGGAAGCGC from Mesorhizobium sp. NZP2077 encodes the following:
- a CDS encoding NCS1 family nucleobase:cation symporter-1, with the translated sequence MTIEGASPDLYNEDLAPAKVRNWGPFSIFNVWTSDVHSLWGYYLAASLFLFCGGFVNFIIAIGIGSLIIYALMNMVGYAGVKTGVPYPVLARASFGIWGANIPALVRAIVACFWYGAQTAAASGAIVALLIRSQWFADFNANTHFLGHSGLEVICFVVIWALQLLIIQKGMETVRRFQDWAGPAVWVMMLLLAIYLCVKSGTFAFTSDIPMDVLLDKTKDAGVPGTPGSWTALFAVAAIWVTYFSALYLNFCDFARYAPDQASLRKGNIWGLPVNLILFSMVAGVTTIAAYDVYHEVLLHPDQISAKFDSWFLAALAALTFAVATLGINVVANFVSPAFDFSNVFPRQIDFKKGGYIAAVIALLLYPFAPWDGGAAHFVNIIGATMGPIFGVMMVDYYLIRKSEVDVEALYREDGEFRFQGGWHVNAFIAAGIGAIFSSILPNFTNWLPSWWGVYGWFFGVAIAGVIYYVLRTAAVGAGARTAKA